The Panicum virgatum strain AP13 chromosome 5K, P.virgatum_v5, whole genome shotgun sequence genome has a window encoding:
- the LOC120710364 gene encoding 60S ribosomal protein L5-1, translating into MGGFVKTQKTSAYSKRFQVKFKRRRAGKTDYRARIRLINQDKNKYNTPKYRFVVRFTNKDITAQIVSASIAGDMVLAAAYSHELPRYGLEVGLTNYAAAYCTGLLLARRVLKLRDLDQEYEGNVEATGEDFSVEPDDERRPFRALLDVGLVRTTTGNRVFGALKGALDGGLDIPHSDKRFAGFKKDEKQLDAEVHRKYIYGGHVAEYMRTLAEEEPEKYQAHFSDYIKKGIEADDMEALYKKVHAAIRADPTMAKSTKQPPKEHKRYNPKKLTYEQRKASLVERLNALNSSGGADDDDDEDDE; encoded by the exons ATG GGTGGTTTTGTCAAGACCCAGAAGACCAGTGCGTACTCCAAGCGTTTCCAAGTGAAGTTCAAGAGAAGGCGCG CTGGCAAGACGGACTACAGGGCAAGGATCAGGTTGATCAACCAAGACAAGAACAAGTACAATACGCCCAAATACAGATTTGTTGTGCGATTT ACCAACAAGGACATCACTGCACAAATCGTATCTGCAAGTATTGCGGGTGATATGGTACTTGCTGCTGCCTACTCCCATGAGCTTCCACGATATGGTCTTGAAGTTGGTCTGACCAACTATGCTGCAG CCTACTGCACTGGGCTTCTTTTGGCCCGTCGTGTGCTCAAGCTTCGTGATTTGGATCAGGAGTATGAGGGCAACGTTGAG GCCACTGGTGAGGACTTCTCTGTTGAGCCAGATGATGAGAGGAGGCCTTTCCGTGCTCTTTTGGATGTTGGCCTTGTTAGGACTACCACTGGAAACCGTGTCTTTGGTGCCCTGAAG GGAGCTTTGGATGGTGGTCTAGATATTCCTCATAGTGACAAGAGGTTTGCTGGTTTCAAGAAGGATGAAAAGCAGCTGGATGCTGAGGTCCACCGCAAGTACATCTATGGTGGCCATGTTGCAGAGTACATGAGG ACTCTGGCTGAGGAGGAGCCGGAGAAGTACCAGGCTCACTTCAGTGACTACATCAAGAAGGGGATTGAGGCTGATGACATGGAAGCTTTGTACAAGAAGGTCCATGCTGCCATCCGTGCTGATCCTACCATGGCCAAGTCAACCAAGCAGCCACCGAAGGAGCACAAGAG GTACAACCCCAAGAAGCTGACCTATGAGCAGAGGAAGGCCAGCCTTGTCGAAAGGCTTAACGCCCTCAACTCGTCTGGTGGtgctgatgatgatgacgatgaggaCGACGAGTGA
- the LOC120710366 gene encoding uncharacterized protein LOC120710366 isoform X1, protein MVQLFLCVPTEGGSVNTVAVEARKSLLNNVESIIKSIIKSAGRYEARLWLCSTVSSVHSLSRHDQRNLFLDLLEMKNSRRDVAARLLRMIFDKKPKMAGSILAKKGHILEEFFRGNPKRIMQWFGHFAVTGESTHKKGAKALSQFAFVNRDMCWEELEWKGKHRQSPAVVATKPHYFRDLDVLQTVENFLEYVPDFWSSDELADSIKDGEILQIDAGYFVDQFLYLMYEDNSKDAWCVVEDFLIDEQFSSLSQHLLIHLDEQRLLDFLKSLGKLISPTSQCKELSFPCCWLEVLLSGHCDRISLDDLVLLNCVIAKGRQLWRLMNDEEQLEEQEQMEEILKGINHLTVADHFALMKEMVERELPDALKWIGIQSWVIFCVLSKECRSGDSCESLFCHNKIEFRKVEDYTLVQNDGCSIKHLPDTDDVDLAGSSQKRRKRNRRTKRHRYDSDDDKLDELLELGSSNGKNYVESRGSWHLSTDGFSASWDIADIPDHLSTYYLKIWVKWACFR, encoded by the exons ATGGTTCAGCTCTTTTTGTGTGTGCCGACAGAAGGTGGCAGTGTTAATACAGTTGCGGTGGAGGCGAGGAAATCTCTTCTTAACAATGTTGAATCCATAATCAAGTCAATTATCAAGTCAGCAGGCAGGTATGAAGCTCGGTTGTGGCTGTGCAGCACTGTCTCGTCAGTCCATTCCCTCAGTCGCCATGACCAGCGGAACCTATTTCTCGATCTCTTAGAAATGAAGAATTCCAGGAGAGATGTTGCTGCCCGCTTGCTGCGTATGATTTTCGATAAGAAGCCCAAAATGGCCGGGTCTATTCTAGCAAAAAAAGGCCATATACTGGAGGAGTTCTTCCGAG GAAACCCAAAGCGGATAATGCAGTGGTTTGGTCATTTTGCTGTTACTGGTGAATCCACACATAAGAAAGGTGCAAAGGCACTTTCTCAGTTTGCATTCGTAAATCGTGACATGTGCTGGGAAGAACTTGAGTGGAAAGGAAAGCACAGGCAGTCTCCTGCTGTTGTTGCTACTAAGCCTCACTATTTTCGTGATCTTGATGTTCTCCAAACAGTGGAAAATTTCTTGGAGTATGTCCCTGACTTCTGGTCTTCGGATGAGCTTGCTGATTCTATTAAAGATGGTGAAATACTGCAAATTGATGCAGGATATTTTGTAGATCAATTTTTGTACTTGATGTACGAAGACAATTCCAAAGATGCATGGTGTGTGGTTGAAGATTTTTTGATTGATGAGCAGTTTTCCTCTCTTTCCCAACATCTTCTTATTCATCTGGATGAGCAAAGGCTTCTTGATTTCTTAAAATCGCTAGGCAAGCTCATTAGTCCTACTTCGCAATGCAAGGAATTGTCATTCCCATGCTGTTGGCTTGAGGTTCTTTTGTCAGGACATTGTGATCGCATATCTCTTGATGATCTTGTCTTATTGAACTGTGTCATTGCCAAGGGTAGACAACTTTGGCGGCTCATGAATGACGAAGAACAGCTGGAAGAACAGGAACAAATGGAAGAGATCCTGAAGGGCATAAATCATTTGACTGTTGCTGATCATTTTGCTCTCATGAAGGAAATGGTGGAGAGAGAATTACCTGACGCACTTAAGTGGATAGGCATTCAGTCCTGGGTCATCTTCTGTGTTTTGTCTAAAGAATGCAGGTCAGGAGATTCTTGTGAATCTTTGTTCTGTCATAACAAAATAGAGTTCCGCAAGGTTGAGGATTACACGTTAGTTCAAAATGATGGGTGCTCAATTAAACATTTACCGGATACTGATGATGTGGATCTTGCTGGAAGTAGtcagaaaaggagaaagaggaATAGGAGGACAAAGCGGCATAGATATGATTCTGATGATGACAAGCTTGATGAACTGCTTGAACTTGGATCTTCCAATGGAAAGAACTATGTTGAATCACGAGGAAGCTGGCACCTTTCAACTGATGGTTTCTCAGCTTCTTGGGACATT GCAGACATACCGGATCACCTTTCTACATACTATTTGAAGATATGGGTAAAGTGGGCTTGCTTTAGATGA
- the LOC120710366 gene encoding uncharacterized protein LOC120710366 isoform X2 — protein MVQLFLCVPTEGGSVNTVAVEARKSLLNNVESIIKSIIKSAEMKNSRRDVAARLLRMIFDKKPKMAGSILAKKGHILEEFFRGNPKRIMQWFGHFAVTGESTHKKGAKALSQFAFVNRDMCWEELEWKGKHRQSPAVVATKPHYFRDLDVLQTVENFLEYVPDFWSSDELADSIKDGEILQIDAGYFVDQFLYLMYEDNSKDAWCVVEDFLIDEQFSSLSQHLLIHLDEQRLLDFLKSLGKLISPTSQCKELSFPCCWLEVLLSGHCDRISLDDLVLLNCVIAKGRQLWRLMNDEEQLEEQEQMEEILKGINHLTVADHFALMKEMVERELPDALKWIGIQSWVIFCVLSKECRSGDSCESLFCHNKIEFRKVEDYTLVQNDGCSIKHLPDTDDVDLAGSSQKRRKRNRRTKRHRYDSDDDKLDELLELGSSNGKNYVESRGSWHLSTDGFSASWDIADIPDHLSTYYLKIWVKWACFR, from the exons ATGGTTCAGCTCTTTTTGTGTGTGCCGACAGAAGGTGGCAGTGTTAATACAGTTGCGGTGGAGGCGAGGAAATCTCTTCTTAACAATGTTGAATCCATAATCAAGTCAATTATCAAGTCAGCAG AAATGAAGAATTCCAGGAGAGATGTTGCTGCCCGCTTGCTGCGTATGATTTTCGATAAGAAGCCCAAAATGGCCGGGTCTATTCTAGCAAAAAAAGGCCATATACTGGAGGAGTTCTTCCGAG GAAACCCAAAGCGGATAATGCAGTGGTTTGGTCATTTTGCTGTTACTGGTGAATCCACACATAAGAAAGGTGCAAAGGCACTTTCTCAGTTTGCATTCGTAAATCGTGACATGTGCTGGGAAGAACTTGAGTGGAAAGGAAAGCACAGGCAGTCTCCTGCTGTTGTTGCTACTAAGCCTCACTATTTTCGTGATCTTGATGTTCTCCAAACAGTGGAAAATTTCTTGGAGTATGTCCCTGACTTCTGGTCTTCGGATGAGCTTGCTGATTCTATTAAAGATGGTGAAATACTGCAAATTGATGCAGGATATTTTGTAGATCAATTTTTGTACTTGATGTACGAAGACAATTCCAAAGATGCATGGTGTGTGGTTGAAGATTTTTTGATTGATGAGCAGTTTTCCTCTCTTTCCCAACATCTTCTTATTCATCTGGATGAGCAAAGGCTTCTTGATTTCTTAAAATCGCTAGGCAAGCTCATTAGTCCTACTTCGCAATGCAAGGAATTGTCATTCCCATGCTGTTGGCTTGAGGTTCTTTTGTCAGGACATTGTGATCGCATATCTCTTGATGATCTTGTCTTATTGAACTGTGTCATTGCCAAGGGTAGACAACTTTGGCGGCTCATGAATGACGAAGAACAGCTGGAAGAACAGGAACAAATGGAAGAGATCCTGAAGGGCATAAATCATTTGACTGTTGCTGATCATTTTGCTCTCATGAAGGAAATGGTGGAGAGAGAATTACCTGACGCACTTAAGTGGATAGGCATTCAGTCCTGGGTCATCTTCTGTGTTTTGTCTAAAGAATGCAGGTCAGGAGATTCTTGTGAATCTTTGTTCTGTCATAACAAAATAGAGTTCCGCAAGGTTGAGGATTACACGTTAGTTCAAAATGATGGGTGCTCAATTAAACATTTACCGGATACTGATGATGTGGATCTTGCTGGAAGTAGtcagaaaaggagaaagaggaATAGGAGGACAAAGCGGCATAGATATGATTCTGATGATGACAAGCTTGATGAACTGCTTGAACTTGGATCTTCCAATGGAAAGAACTATGTTGAATCACGAGGAAGCTGGCACCTTTCAACTGATGGTTTCTCAGCTTCTTGGGACATT GCAGACATACCGGATCACCTTTCTACATACTATTTGAAGATATGGGTAAAGTGGGCTTGCTTTAGATGA
- the LOC120710366 gene encoding uncharacterized protein LOC120710366 isoform X3, which produces MKNSRRDVAARLLRMIFDKKPKMAGSILAKKGHILEEFFRGNPKRIMQWFGHFAVTGESTHKKGAKALSQFAFVNRDMCWEELEWKGKHRQSPAVVATKPHYFRDLDVLQTVENFLEYVPDFWSSDELADSIKDGEILQIDAGYFVDQFLYLMYEDNSKDAWCVVEDFLIDEQFSSLSQHLLIHLDEQRLLDFLKSLGKLISPTSQCKELSFPCCWLEVLLSGHCDRISLDDLVLLNCVIAKGRQLWRLMNDEEQLEEQEQMEEILKGINHLTVADHFALMKEMVERELPDALKWIGIQSWVIFCVLSKECRSGDSCESLFCHNKIEFRKVEDYTLVQNDGCSIKHLPDTDDVDLAGSSQKRRKRNRRTKRHRYDSDDDKLDELLELGSSNGKNYVESRGSWHLSTDGFSASWDIADIPDHLSTYYLKIWVKWACFR; this is translated from the exons ATGAAGAATTCCAGGAGAGATGTTGCTGCCCGCTTGCTGCGTATGATTTTCGATAAGAAGCCCAAAATGGCCGGGTCTATTCTAGCAAAAAAAGGCCATATACTGGAGGAGTTCTTCCGAG GAAACCCAAAGCGGATAATGCAGTGGTTTGGTCATTTTGCTGTTACTGGTGAATCCACACATAAGAAAGGTGCAAAGGCACTTTCTCAGTTTGCATTCGTAAATCGTGACATGTGCTGGGAAGAACTTGAGTGGAAAGGAAAGCACAGGCAGTCTCCTGCTGTTGTTGCTACTAAGCCTCACTATTTTCGTGATCTTGATGTTCTCCAAACAGTGGAAAATTTCTTGGAGTATGTCCCTGACTTCTGGTCTTCGGATGAGCTTGCTGATTCTATTAAAGATGGTGAAATACTGCAAATTGATGCAGGATATTTTGTAGATCAATTTTTGTACTTGATGTACGAAGACAATTCCAAAGATGCATGGTGTGTGGTTGAAGATTTTTTGATTGATGAGCAGTTTTCCTCTCTTTCCCAACATCTTCTTATTCATCTGGATGAGCAAAGGCTTCTTGATTTCTTAAAATCGCTAGGCAAGCTCATTAGTCCTACTTCGCAATGCAAGGAATTGTCATTCCCATGCTGTTGGCTTGAGGTTCTTTTGTCAGGACATTGTGATCGCATATCTCTTGATGATCTTGTCTTATTGAACTGTGTCATTGCCAAGGGTAGACAACTTTGGCGGCTCATGAATGACGAAGAACAGCTGGAAGAACAGGAACAAATGGAAGAGATCCTGAAGGGCATAAATCATTTGACTGTTGCTGATCATTTTGCTCTCATGAAGGAAATGGTGGAGAGAGAATTACCTGACGCACTTAAGTGGATAGGCATTCAGTCCTGGGTCATCTTCTGTGTTTTGTCTAAAGAATGCAGGTCAGGAGATTCTTGTGAATCTTTGTTCTGTCATAACAAAATAGAGTTCCGCAAGGTTGAGGATTACACGTTAGTTCAAAATGATGGGTGCTCAATTAAACATTTACCGGATACTGATGATGTGGATCTTGCTGGAAGTAGtcagaaaaggagaaagaggaATAGGAGGACAAAGCGGCATAGATATGATTCTGATGATGACAAGCTTGATGAACTGCTTGAACTTGGATCTTCCAATGGAAAGAACTATGTTGAATCACGAGGAAGCTGGCACCTTTCAACTGATGGTTTCTCAGCTTCTTGGGACATT GCAGACATACCGGATCACCTTTCTACATACTATTTGAAGATATGGGTAAAGTGGGCTTGCTTTAGATGA
- the LOC120710366 gene encoding uncharacterized protein LOC120710366 isoform X4, whose product MQWFGHFAVTGESTHKKGAKALSQFAFVNRDMCWEELEWKGKHRQSPAVVATKPHYFRDLDVLQTVENFLEYVPDFWSSDELADSIKDGEILQIDAGYFVDQFLYLMYEDNSKDAWCVVEDFLIDEQFSSLSQHLLIHLDEQRLLDFLKSLGKLISPTSQCKELSFPCCWLEVLLSGHCDRISLDDLVLLNCVIAKGRQLWRLMNDEEQLEEQEQMEEILKGINHLTVADHFALMKEMVERELPDALKWIGIQSWVIFCVLSKECRSGDSCESLFCHNKIEFRKVEDYTLVQNDGCSIKHLPDTDDVDLAGSSQKRRKRNRRTKRHRYDSDDDKLDELLELGSSNGKNYVESRGSWHLSTDGFSASWDIADIPDHLSTYYLKIWVKWACFR is encoded by the exons ATGCAGTGGTTTGGTCATTTTGCTGTTACTGGTGAATCCACACATAAGAAAGGTGCAAAGGCACTTTCTCAGTTTGCATTCGTAAATCGTGACATGTGCTGGGAAGAACTTGAGTGGAAAGGAAAGCACAGGCAGTCTCCTGCTGTTGTTGCTACTAAGCCTCACTATTTTCGTGATCTTGATGTTCTCCAAACAGTGGAAAATTTCTTGGAGTATGTCCCTGACTTCTGGTCTTCGGATGAGCTTGCTGATTCTATTAAAGATGGTGAAATACTGCAAATTGATGCAGGATATTTTGTAGATCAATTTTTGTACTTGATGTACGAAGACAATTCCAAAGATGCATGGTGTGTGGTTGAAGATTTTTTGATTGATGAGCAGTTTTCCTCTCTTTCCCAACATCTTCTTATTCATCTGGATGAGCAAAGGCTTCTTGATTTCTTAAAATCGCTAGGCAAGCTCATTAGTCCTACTTCGCAATGCAAGGAATTGTCATTCCCATGCTGTTGGCTTGAGGTTCTTTTGTCAGGACATTGTGATCGCATATCTCTTGATGATCTTGTCTTATTGAACTGTGTCATTGCCAAGGGTAGACAACTTTGGCGGCTCATGAATGACGAAGAACAGCTGGAAGAACAGGAACAAATGGAAGAGATCCTGAAGGGCATAAATCATTTGACTGTTGCTGATCATTTTGCTCTCATGAAGGAAATGGTGGAGAGAGAATTACCTGACGCACTTAAGTGGATAGGCATTCAGTCCTGGGTCATCTTCTGTGTTTTGTCTAAAGAATGCAGGTCAGGAGATTCTTGTGAATCTTTGTTCTGTCATAACAAAATAGAGTTCCGCAAGGTTGAGGATTACACGTTAGTTCAAAATGATGGGTGCTCAATTAAACATTTACCGGATACTGATGATGTGGATCTTGCTGGAAGTAGtcagaaaaggagaaagaggaATAGGAGGACAAAGCGGCATAGATATGATTCTGATGATGACAAGCTTGATGAACTGCTTGAACTTGGATCTTCCAATGGAAAGAACTATGTTGAATCACGAGGAAGCTGGCACCTTTCAACTGATGGTTTCTCAGCTTCTTGGGACATT GCAGACATACCGGATCACCTTTCTACATACTATTTGAAGATATGGGTAAAGTGGGCTTGCTTTAGATGA
- the LOC120710370 gene encoding ribonuclease 2-like, with the protein MATAATTTRKAACLLVVWALVVVAGGLGSVSARAPLGRKPQREFDYFALSLQWPGTICASTRHCCASNGCCRSEPLQWFTIHGLWPDYDDGTWPACCRRTQFEMDKILPLKDMLDKYWPSLYCSSSSTCFSGKGPFWAHEWEKHGTCSAPVVQDELQYFTMALDLYFKYNVTEMLSGGGIQISNGKEYALSDVIDTIKHAFGGSPQIVCKRGSVEELRLCFDKELKPRDCLTTSLTNGSVSRTKHCPQYITLPKYDPLVLANSTREIMTQFDDFQMSAAIYTA; encoded by the exons atggcgacggcggcgacgacgacgaggaaggcGGCGTGCCTGCTGGTGGTCTgggcgctggtggtggtggccggcggcctgggctccgtctccgcgcgcgcgccgctggGCCGCAAGCCGCAGCgcgagttcgactacttcgcgCTCTCCCTGCAGTGGCCCGGCACCATCTGCGCCTCCACCCGCCACTGCTGCGCCAGCAACGGCTGCTGCCG CTCGGAGCCGCTCCAGTGGTTCACGATCC ATGGTCTGTGGCCGGACTATGACGATGGGACATGGCCGGCGTGCTGCCGCCGCACCCAGTTCGAGATGGACAAG ATATTGCCACTGAAGGATATGCTTGACAAGTACTGGCCGTCCTTGTACTGCTCCTCCTCTTCCACATGCTTCAGCGGCAAGGGACCCTTCTGGGCTCACGAG TGGG AGAAGCATGGAACCTGCTCTGCCCCTGTGGTTCAGGATGAGTTACAATATTTCACCATGGCCCTTGACCTCTACTTCAAATATAACGTTACG GAAATGCTGTCAGGTGGAGGTATACAGATTTCAAATGGTAAGGAATATGCACTGAGTGATGTCATCGATACCATCAAACATGCTTTTGGGGGATCACCACAAATTGTTTGCAAGAGGGGCTCAGTTGAAGAACTCAGGTTATGCTTCGACAAAGAATTGAAG CCTCGTGATTGCCTTACTACTTCTTTGACGAATGGAAGTGTGTCAAGAACAAAGCATTGCCCACAGTACATCACACTGCCAAAATATGATCCCCTTG TGCTTGCCAATTCAACTAGAGAGATCATGACACAGTTCGACGACTTTCAGATGTCTGCAGCAATTTATACAGCCTGA
- the LOC120710369 gene encoding ribonuclease 2-like encodes METRRHRRGKKCVLLPLSILCLAVLLPGELLAPSASVSSSSSAAAAAGGSRKRRWAGFDYYVLALQWPGTICRQTSNCCETNGCCRSKPLKWFTIHGLWPQYNYGGWPSCCRPTRFNINKILMLMPILEKYWPSLYCGSSSTCFGGRGPFWGHEWETHGTCAYPEIQDEYDYFSTALYLYSKYNVTKALRKAHIRPASGRKYAVGHIVAVIEYAFGAMPSLVCKNGSVQELRLCFHKDYQPRDCTFETDKAPNSRSHCPRYVTFPSYKPSVLANATEGISDQATGELHTFG; translated from the exons aTGGAGACGCGGCGGCACCGGCGCGGGAAGAAGTGCGTCCTCCTCCCGCTCTCGATCCTCTGCCTCGCCGTGCTGCTCCCCGGCGAGCTGCTGGCGCCGTCCGCCTcggtgtcgtcgtcgtcgtcggcggcggcggcggcgggtggcagcAGGAAGCGGCGGTGGGCGGGGTTCGACTACTACGTGCTGGCGCTGCAGTGGCCGGGCACCATCTGCCGCCAGACCAGCAACTGCTGCGAGACTAATGGCTGCTGCCG ATCGAAGCCTCTCAAATGGTTCACGATTC ATGGTCTGTGGCCACAGTATAACTATGGGGGATGGCCATCATGCTGTAGACCCACCAGATTCAACATCAATAAG ATCTTAATGTTGATGCCGATACTAGAGAAGTACTGGCCATCCTTGTATTGCGGCTCTTCTTCGACCTGCTTTGGTGGCAGGGGGCCATTTTGGGGGCATGAG TGGG AAACTCATGGTACTTGTGCTTATCCTGAAATACAGGATGAATATGACTACTTCTCCACAGCACTTTATCTCTACAGCAAATACAATGTTACG AAAGCCCTGAGAAAAGCCCATATCCGACCTGCAAGCGGCAGAAAATACGCCGTTGGACATATTGTTGCTGTCATTGAATATGCATTTGGGGCAATGCCATCACTTGTTTGTAAGAATGGCTCGGTTCAAGAACTTAGGCTCTGCTTCCACAAGGATTATCAG CCTCGTGATTGCACGTTCGAGACTGACAAGGCACCGAACAGCAGAAGCCACTGCCCTCGCTACGTCACTTTCCCGTCGTACAAACCATCAG TGCTGGCCAATGCTACGGAAGGGATCAGTGACCAAGCCACTGGCGAGCTACACACGTTCGG ctga
- the LOC120710371 gene encoding 50S ribosomal protein L13-like, producing the protein MAAAPPAFTGNLKKALAGLRRINLDGLRWRVFDAKGQVLGRLASQIAVVLQGKDKPTYTPHVENGDMCIVLNAKDISVTGRKMTDKIYYWHTGYIGHLKERRLKDQMEKDPTEVIRKAVLRMLPRNRLRDDRDRKLRIFSGNEHPFHNRPLEPFVMPPRQVREMRPRARRALIRAQKKEQANRAKEEEDAKNAKAEVTA; encoded by the exons ATGgctgcggcgccgccggcgttcaCTGGTAACCTGAAG AAAGCACTTGCAGGTTTAAGGAGAATCAATTTAGATGGGCTCCGTTGGCGTGTATTTGATGCAAAGGGCCAG GTGCTTGGACGGTTGGCATCCCAAATAGCTGTTGTGCTACAAGGCAAGGATAAACCAACTTACACACCACATGTGGAAAATGGAGACATGTGCATTGTGCTAAATGCCAAGGATATCAGTGTTACAGGAAGAAAAATGACTGATAAGATTTACTACTGGCACACAGG GTATATTGGCCATCTAAAGGAAAGAAGACTCAAGGACCAGATGGAGAAAGACCCAACCGAGGTGATTCGCAAAGCTGTCCTGCGCATGCTTCCCCGCAACAGGCTGCGTGAT GACAGGGATCGCAAGCTAAGGATATTTTCTGGAAATGAGCATCCATTCCATAACCGCCCTCTTGAACCATTTGTGATGCCACCCAGGCAAGTACGCGAGATGCGCCCTCGTGCAAGGCGTGCATTGATAAGGGCCCAGAAAAAAGAGCAGGCAAACAGAgccaaggaggaagaagatgctaAGAATGCCAAAGCTGAGGTCACTGCCTAG
- the LOC120710365 gene encoding pentatricopeptide repeat-containing protein At3g02650, mitochondrial-like yields MWRSRARALLLLRSSIPRSPPPHPPQHPTPTLARALPPRLLSRFLSSSPDPIPDATSSSADPFPEASSSSTAAALDGDTEAGEDNLSSMWEDDGDADDIFASPGGADAIDDDEEVARVRAAVEATPEDKIASTLADMVVDFNEPLLAAVLLAAEQCSCKKLISLFNYAAKNNPAAKSLSNLEILVSKVADSDEIDKMDAYLLWDSVKEIGSVPGSVGTPLLNEMIAIFWKLEKSKAALEVFAKFDEFGCTPDSNSYHLVIEAARKKSMFRSACEICEKMIGSGCFPNGEKVGRIVTFLCEGKKVKVAHSLYLAAKEKRIQIPKSALDFLVSALARNDETIGTALELLEEYQGESLKHAGKSFATVIHALRRTNKVEDANNLLMRMVQLEEYQGESLKNAGKTFTTVIHGLCKKKKLEDAKTLLTRMVDLGPAPGKAVFNFVITALSKQGEMEDAKGLMRLMESEGVSPDIYTYCVLMSGYAKGGMIDEAHALLREAKTIHPKLNRVCYHILIRGYCKMEEFEKAIDCVKEMRKDGLLPNVDEYDKLIQSLCLKALDWRRAEKLLEEMEDSGLCLKGITRSLIAAVKELEAEEMQSKASKEA; encoded by the coding sequence atgTGGCGTTCGCGAGCTCGTGCTCTTCTCCTTCTCCGCTCCTCCATTCCCAGgtcgcctccgccgcatccACCACAACATCCCACTCCAACCCTGGCCCGAGCCCTACCTCCGCGCCTTCTCTCCCGCTTCCTGTCCTCCTCTCCGGATCCCATTCCCGATGCCACTTCCTCCTCCGCAGATCCCTTCCCCgaagcctcctcctcctcgaccgcCGCTGCCCTAGATGGTGACACTGAGGCCGGGGAAGACAACTTGAGCTCGATGTGGGAAGATGATGGGGACGCCGACGACATCTTCGCATCCCCCGGCGGTGCCGACGCCATAGACGACGACGAAGAGGTCGCGCGCGttcgcgccgccgtggaggccaCCCCAGAGGACAAGAtcgcctccaccctcgccgacaTGGTCGTGGACTTCAACGAGCCGCTCCTCGCCGCTGTCCTCCTTGCTGCCGAGCAATGTTCCTGTAAGAAGCTGATTTCCCTGTTCAACTATGCAGCGAAGAACAACCCAGCGGCCAAGAGCCTCTCGAATCTTGAGATCCTCGTGAGCAAGGTAGCTGATTCTGATGAGATTGACAAGATGGACGCGTACTTGCTTTGGGATTCTGTTAAGGAAATTGGCTCTGTGCCAGGATCAGTGGGCACACCGTTGTTGAATGAAATGATCGCAATATTTTGGAAGCTTGAGAAGTCGAAGGCAGCTCTGGAGGTGTTTGCCAAGTTCGATGAGTTTGGTTGTACTCCGGACAGTAACAGCTATCATCTGGTGATTGAAGCGGCACGAAAGAAGTCAATGTTCCGCTCTGCTTGTGAAATTTGTGAGAAGATGATTGGCTCTGGCTGCTTCCCTAACGGTGAGAAAGTAGGCAGAATTGTGACTTTCCTTTGCGAGGGGAAGAAGGTGAAGGTGGCACATTCGTTGTACCTAGCAGCGAAGGAGAAGAGGATTCAGATCCCAAAATCAGCCTTGGATTTCCTTGTCAGTGCTTTGGCGAGGAACGATGAGACCATTGGTACTGCTCTGGAGCTGCTGGAAGAGTACCAAGGGGAGTCGCTTAAGCATGCAGGCAAGTCCTTTGCCACGGTTATACATGCTTTGCGTAGGACAAACAAAGTGGAGGATGCAAATAATTTGTTGATGAGGATGGTGCAGCTTGAAGAGTACCAAGGGGAATCTCTTAAGAATGCAGGCAAGACATTTACCACAGTTATACATGGTTTGTGTAAGAAAAAGAAACTGGAGGATGCAAAGACATTGTTGACGAGGATGGTAGATCTTGGCCCAGCTCCTGGTAAAGCAGTGTTTAATTTTGTCATCACAGCATTGTCGAAACAGGGAGAAATGGAGGATGCAAAAGGTTTGATGAGATTGATGGAGAGCGAAGGGGTCAGTCCTGATATCTATACTTACTGTGTGCTAATGAGTGGCTATGCGAAAGGAGGCATGATTGATGAAGCCCATGCTCTACTTCGGGAAGCTAAAACGATTCACCCAAAATTAAACAGGGTCTGTTATCACATTCTTATCCGTGGATACTGCAAGATGGAGGAGTTTGAGAAAGCCATTGATTGTGTAAAGGAGATGAGGAAAGATGGGTTGCTGCCAAATGTGGATGAGTATGACAAACTGATTCAGTCATTGTGTCTCAAGGCTCTGGACTGGAGAAGAGCTGAGAAACTCCTGGAGGAAATGGAGGATAGTGGTTTGTGCCTTAAGGGTATAACTCGCAGTCTCATAGCTGCAGTCAAGGAGTTGGAAGCGGAGGAAATGCAGTCAAAGGCAAGCAAGGAAGCATAG